One genomic region from Sparus aurata chromosome 15, fSpaAur1.1, whole genome shotgun sequence encodes:
- the tbxtb gene encoding T-box transcription factor T — protein MATGAGECAGKASQYRVDHLLSAVESELQAGSEKGDPTERELKVSLDENELWQKFKDLTNEMIVTKNGRRMFPVLKVNVSGLDPNAMYSVLLDFVSADNHRWKYVNGEWVPGGKPEPQTPSCVYIHPDSPNFGAHWMKAPVSFSKVKLTNKLNGGGQIMLNSLHKYEPRIHIVRVGGPRRMITSHSFPETQFIAVTAYQNEEITALKIKYNPFAKAFLDAKERTDTKDIREDMNETQQSTYSQLGGWFIPPASPHSQFGSPISLSPSHGCERYSTLRNHRSAPYTSPYAHRTNSPISYSDNSPACLSMLSSHDNWSGLQMPTHTGMMPVAHNSTSGSNSSQYTSLWSVSNSPLTPMSQNGGTNNSLSSQFLRGSGSHYPGLSPSVAVPSSGSPMYDSGPATEVHEYDTSPHGRLPSAWTPVTPPSL, from the exons ATGGCCACAGGCGCCGGCGAGTGTGCCGGGAAGGCCAGTCAGTACCGGGTGGACCACCTCCTCAGCGCCGTGGAGAGTGAGCTGCAGGCCGGCAGCGAGAAGGGCGACCCCACGGAGAGAGAGCTGAAAGTGTCCCTGGATGAGAACGAGCTGTGGCAGAAATTTAAGGATCTTACAAATGAAATGATAGTCACAAAGAATGGCAG GCGCATGTTTCCGGTGCTGAAGGTGAACGTGTCTGGATTGGACCCGAACGCCATGTATTCTGTCCTGCTCGACTTCGTATCCGCGGACAACCACAGGTGGAAGTACGTGAACGGGGAGTGGGTCCCCGGTGGCAAACCCGAGCCTCAAACCCCCAGCTGTGTGTACATTCATCCGGACTCTCCAAACTTCGGGGCGCACTGGATGAAGGCTCCCGTCTCCTTCAGTAAAGTCAAACTCACCAATAAACTCAACGGAGGCGGTCAG ataATGTTGAATTCCTTACACAAGTACGAGCCACGCATCCACATTGTGCGGGTTGGAGGCCCGAGGAGGATGATCACCAGCCACTCTTTCCCGGAGACACAGTTCATTGCAGTAACCGCATACCAAAACGAAGAG ATAACTGCTCTTAAGATAAAGTACAACCCTTTTGCCAAGGCCTTCCTAGATGCAAAGGAGAG AACTGATACCAAAGATATAAGAGAAGATATGAATGAAACCCAGCAGTCGACTTACTCTCAGT TAGGTGGTTGGTTTATTCCTCCTGCCAGTCCTCACAGCCAGTTTGGCAGtcccatctccctctctccgtccCACGGCTGTGAGCGCTACTCCACCCTGAGGAACCACCGCTCTGCCCCCTACACCAGTCCGTACGCCCATCGGACCAACTCGCCCA TCAGTTACTCCGATAACTCGCCGGCCTGTCTGTCCATGCTCTCGAGCCACGACAACTGGTCCGGTCTACAGATGCCAACACACACCGGCATGATGCCAGTGGCCCACAACTCCACCTCTGGTAGCAACTCCAG TCAGTACACCAGCCTGTGGTCTGTGAGTAACTCGCCCCTGACTCCCATGTCGCAGAACGGGGGGACAAACAACAGCCTGAGCTCACAGTTCCTCCGAGGGTCCGGCAGCCACTACCCCGGCCTGTCTCCCTCAGTCGCAGTGCCCTCCTCTGGCTCTCCCATGTACGACAGCGGCCCGGCCACAGAGGTGCACGAGTATGACACCTCTCCACACGGGCGGCTACCTTCGGCCTGGACTCCTGTGACACCTCCGTCCCTCTGA